One genomic window of Daphnia pulex isolate KAP4 chromosome 10, ASM2113471v1 includes the following:
- the LOC124204974 gene encoding chorion peroxidase-like yields the protein MSGFFYFNMPILVGLFCLLMPDVSAFLIEDDLLASLVKRFESEASQRSTEEIHIPEDELTEALRIGRKYVDQWEKLENQISKEVRKTEENHGTTNVGEKNMNYPCRHASKPRDPEVAAESKEAAVYLVARKYLSDKLGIPAEKIGDFGQTTNFRNGADDRQTCDATSKFRNIDGTCNNLVVPSFGKSGSIFSRLIVNSNEGYGDGIGAIRTSKLTKNPLPSPRSISTAVLVNDSVPNPAVTLLAMQWGQFLDHDLTLTPTFKNNGQRIRVLLNG from the exons ATGTCAGgttttttctactttaatATGCCGATCCTAGTcggtttattttgtttactg ATGCCAGATGTGAGCGCCTTTTTAATAGAAG ATGACTTGCTCGCATCTCTCGTCAAACGGTTCGAGTCTGAAGCTTCACAACGGTCAACAGAAGAAATACATATCCCAGAAGATGAGCTAACGGAGGCACTAAGAATTGGCAGAAAATATGTAGATCAGTGGGAGAAACTGGAAAACCAGATTTCAAAGGAAGTCCGCAAAACAGAGGAAAATCATGGCACAACCAATGTTGGAGAAAAGAATATGAATTATCCGTGTCGCCACGCTTCCAAACCACGTGATCCAGAAGTGGCGGCAGAGTCAAAAGAAGCCGCTGTCTATTTAGTTGCTCGGAAGTATTTGAGTGATAA attgggAATCCCAGCTGAGAAGATTGGAGATTTTGGTCAGACGACAAATTTTAGAAACGGTGCTGATGACCGACAAACCTGCGATGCTACATCCAAGTTCCGTAATATCGATGGAACGTGTAACAATTTGGTCGTTCCATCTTTTGGAAAGTCAGGTTCTATCTTCTCTCGTCTTATTGTCAACTCGAACGAGGGTTATGGTGACG GTATTGGAGCGATTCGTACAAGCAAGTTGACGAAAAACCCTTTGCCAAGCCCTCGTTCAATTTCAACTGCCGTTTTGGTGAACGACAGTGTTCCAAATCCCGCAGTAACTCTTCTGGCGATGCAATGGGGCCAGTTCCTTGATCATGATCTAACACTTACTCCCACTTTCAAAAACA ATGGGCAAAGAATTCGCGTGCTGCTCAACGGATAG
- the LOC124204975 gene encoding proline-rich extensin-like protein EPR1 produces the protein MKHGIPKLFSMILPILLALTLVSFDGILSAASDEMIEPKMDHSFKKNQSERRDHHDSYQGGYNEYLRHPLKSHDKHKRPRPNYGAPKSQHGPPKGQYGAPKPNNKASPFPGYSQSAYNPSSYSPYSDHSPPEYSHPDYSSSEYSSASYSPHAYSSPVYNPPAPYSPPYATSYDPTAYSPSIYPETPSAYYNEPTYPPQYSDPAYPYKNSADTDKGGYKGVSNNDNNNGFANFDDFFKQTQKFKQF, from the exons ATGAAACACGGCATTCCCAAG TTGTTCTCTATGATCTTACCGATACTGTTAGCTTTAACATTGGTTAGCTTTGATGGAATCTTATCTGCAGCAAGCGACGAAATGATTGAACCAAAAATGGATCACTCcttcaagaaaaatcaatcagaGAGGCGTGATCATCATGACAGTTACCAAGGCGGTTACAATGAATATCTTCGACATCCGTTGAAATCACACGACAAGCATAAGAGACCCAGACCAAATTATGGAGCCCCTAAATCACAACACGGGCCACCCAAGGGACAATACGGTGCACCCAAGCCAAACAATAAGGCTTCACCATTTCCGGGTTATAGCCAATCAGCTTACAACCCATCTTCGTACAGTCCTTATTCGGATCACAGTCCTCCAGAATACAGTCACCCAGATTATAGTTCATCTGAATATAGTTCTGCCTCTTACAGTCCTCACGCTTACAGTTCCCCAGTCTACAATCCCCCAGCACCTTATTCTCCCCCATACGCTACAAGCTATGATCCCACAGCTTACTCCCCTTCCATTTATCCTGAAACACCGTCGGCTTATTACAACGAACCTACTTATCCTCCCCAATATTCAGATCCTGCATATCCCTACAAAAACAGTGCAGATACAGATAAAGGTGGCTATAAGGGAGTCTCTAATAACGACAACAATAATGGATTCGCAAATTTTGATGATTTCTTCAAGCAAACCCAGaagtttaaacaattttaa
- the LOC124204976 gene encoding phosphatidylglycerophosphatase and protein-tyrosine phosphatase 1-like isoform X2, with translation METSDKMSSILARILFFPSLAYNVMMEKISSRQWYNHVDNHVILGALPLRYKTRELVEQEKVNAIVSLNEDYEVRYLTNQPEEWKKLGVENIRFSVVDMFEAPPQEMLLEGVEFMNNTVSKGGVVYVHCKAGRSRSAALVACYLMKKHGWTPVQAILHLKSVRPHILLPPNKVEALDTFYKNEVLCNST, from the exons ATGGAAACGTCAG acaaGATGTCCTCAATCCTTGCCCGTATATTATTTTTCCCTTCATTAGCATACAATGTAATGATGGAAAAGATATCAAGCAGACAGTGGTATAATCACGTCGACAATCATGTAATTCTGGGAGCATTGCCTTTACGATATAAAACTCGAGAG ctcgttgaacaagaaaaagtgaatGCAATTGTTTCCCTTAATGAAGATTATGAAGTTAGATATTTAACAAATCAACCAGAG GAATGGAAAAAGCTAGGTGTTGAAaatattcgcttttctgtggTTGATATGTTTGAAGCACCTCCTCAAGAAATGCTCCTAGAGGGTGTGGAATTCATGAACAATACAGTCTCTAAAGGCGGTGTGGTATATGTGCACTGCAAAGCAGGTCGATCAAGAAGTGCTGCTCTAGTTGCCTGTTACTTGATGAAG aaacaTGGCTGGACTCCAGTACAAGCTATTTTGCATCTCAAATCTGTGAGGCCACATATTCTCCTTCCTCCTAATAAAGTTGAAGCCTTGGATACTTTCTATAAAAATGAAGTTTTGTGCAATTCAACATAA
- the LOC124204976 gene encoding nucleolar protein 58-like isoform X1 — translation MCNRFLQYLEKNFSCFGQDVNDDNSAEERSDRDDDDHSSSQSENSSSERESFQSYSDDDDDEEGAGEDVVESTGRSATRNSSYEDCYSKAMGSTTNSMKNVESLKSFNGPSRNNSPEEKKNKYVPVKIRSNVRSQKINQEIPEKLSKSDTRHAKQTRQQPEGSRKVSSKTATTTLPKEEMKKKTQSKLSNKAPTAKEDKNFKKKDDKKAVGKQDRKKTPAGEKKSPLKSKEENKNFRTKSVEKPKEKLEKERKSPPKEKRKTEEVKQSGKHLEAVTDSSKKLKSKSNKTEIMKSAPLQNKTVANKKLEPKMPMKNGLKKNNISRAGTFAKRTRSLPGRSVPKFTSKSIHKRRLTK, via the coding sequence ATGTGCAACAGATTTTTGCAGTATCTcgagaagaatttttcttgCTTCGGTCAAGACGTAAACGACGATAATTCAGCTGAGGAGCGCAGTGACAGGGATGATGACGATCACAGTTCTTCTCAGAGTGAAAACAGTTCTTCTGAAAGAGAAAGTTTTCAAAGTTAcagtgatgatgacgacgatgagGAAGGCGCGGGAGAAGACGTTGTGGAGTCTACCGGAAGGAGCGCAACTCGGAATTCAAGCTATGAGGATTGTTATTCCAAAGCAATGGGTTCAACAACGAATAGTATGAAGAATGTGGAATCCCTCAAATCTTTCAATGGACCAAGTAGAAACAATtcaccagaagaaaaaaagaacaagtacGTACCGGTAAAAATTAGAAGTAACGTAAGAAGCCAGAAAATTAATCAGGAGATTCCAGAGAAACTATCAAAAAGTGACACCCGTCACGCAAAACAGACCCGTCAGCAGCCCGAGGGCAGCCGGAAAGTTTCAAGCAAAACCGCCACAACAACGCTGCCGAAGgaggagatgaagaagaaaactcaGAGCAAACTTTCGAATAAGGCGCCAACTGCAAAAGAggataaaaatttcaaaaagaaagatgacaAGAAAGCAGTAGGTAAACAGGATCGCAAAAAAACGCCAGCTGGTGAAAAGAAATCTCCATTaaaaagcaaagaagaaaacaagaatttcAGAACTAAATCGGTCGAAAAacctaaagaaaaattggaaaaagaaaggaaaagtcCCCCAAAGGAAAAACGGAAGACGGAAGAAGTTAAGCAAAGTGGGAAACATTTGGAAGCAGTTACAGACAGCAgcaagaaattgaaatcaaaatcaaacaagactgaaataatgaaatcggCTCCATTGCAGAACAAAACTGTCGCTAATAAGAAATTGGAACCTAAAATGCCCATGAAGaatggattgaaaaaaaataacatcagTAGAGCTGGTACGTTTGCTAAAAGGACAAGAAGTCTTCCTGGTCGGAGTGTTCCAAAATTTACATCAAAATCTATCCATAAAAGAAGactaacaaaataa
- the LOC124204977 gene encoding deoxyribose-phosphate aldolase-like, with amino-acid sequence MLERNSGIPLDLGWVNRSCVNDQAVKGRIQDLLTSRSIHADHQVEWLARSIQCIDLTTLAGDDCPSNVARLCSKAAYPLSDSIASALHIGNGLLTTGAVCVYPARVADACLGLERLGANIPVASVATGFPTGQTSLKIRLAEIEFAVQSGAKEIDIVINRELALAQNWKELYNELVQMRKACGESHMKSILAVGELCNLTNIYRASLVAMMAGSDFIKTSTGKETVNATLPIGLVMCRAIRAYNRKTGFKVGFKPAGGIRTSKDVLQWMTLMKEELGDDYLTPELFRIGASALLNDIERNLTNHFTGGYFLAEEMPMA; translated from the exons ATGTTGGAGAGAAATTCAGGGATTCCTCTAG ATCTTGGATGGGTAAACCGCTCGTGTGTCAACGATCAAGCTGTCAAGGGAAGGATTCAAGACTTGCTGACGAGCCGCTCAATACATGCTGACCATCAAGTGGAATGGCTGGCAAGATCCATCCAGTGTATTGACCTCACTACACTAGCTG GTGATGATTGCCCTTCAAATGTGGCAAGACTTTGTTCTAAGGCTGCCTATCCGTTGAGTGATAGTATTGCCAGTGCGCTTCACATTGGTAATGGACTGCTAACAACTGGAGCAGTTTGTGTGTATCCTGCTAGAGTAGCTGATGCTTGTCTAGGACTAGAAAGGCTGGGAGCAAATATCCCAGTTGCCTCTGTTGCAACAGGATTCCCCACAGGACAAACATCTCTGAAAATTCGATTGGCAGAGATCGAGTTTGCTGTTCAGAGTGGTGCCAAGGAAATTGATATTGTCATCAACCGAGAACTAGCTTTAGCTCAAAACTGGAAAG AGTTGTACAATGAGCTTGTTCAGATGAGAAAGGCATGTGGTGAATCCCACATGAAATCCATTTTGGCTGTGGGAGAATTGTGCAATTTAACCAATATCTATAGAGCTTCCCTTGTGGCCATGATGGCTGGTTCAGACTTTATCAAAACTTCCACTG GGAAAGAGACTGTGAATGCAACACTGCCCATTGGTCTGGTCATGTGCCGCGCCATTCGAGCTTATAACAGAAAGACGGGCTTCAAA GTAGGATTCAAGCCTGCAGGCGGTATTCGAACTTCCAAGGATGTGCTTCAGTGGATGACGCTTATGAAAGAAGAACTGGGTGATGATTACTTAACACCTGAGCTGTTCCGCATAGGAGCATCGGCTCTGCTTAACGACATTGAGCGCAACCTGACCAACCACTTTACAGGCGGTTATTTTCTGGCGGAAGAAATGCCCATGGCTTGA
- the LOC124204983 gene encoding chromatin assembly factor 1 subunit B-like, translated as MKCAIPEISWHNRDPVLSIDLQPQSSDGLLRLATGGTDSHVLMWSVTVGENGAGSVEFLSDLARHSKSVNAVRFSPNGDMLASGDDEAVIMLWMLKPKSDIPDLFANKDSEAENKENWTVLKVLRGHMDDVYDICWSPDCSQILSGSVDNTAILWDVIKGKSIQLLSGQKGFVQGVTWDPKNKFVATLSSDRSCRVYSLQTNKLVQKQSSMQLKNADGEEKPYKLFHDDTLKTFCRRLNFSPDGRILFAPCGLLELEGVTTTDESESTKKEKKIHTTYAFVRYDNFSKPVVYYPSEDGFTVAVRCCPILFELRPGQPSVHDIPYRMIFAIATESSILLYDTQQKAPFARISRIHYTRLTDVAWSSNGRIIVVSSTDGYCSIVTFSDGELGKPYENVKCVEEAVSPNLPSSFQTLLQGEIFQENVQPVIDMADDEDFHLAYEDTEMTLDTPAAPCPPTNNKLNSECSTALKSPKCANVRSSPRRVKLITLSSPKK; from the exons ATGAAATGCGCTATTCCTGAAATATCTTGGCACAACCGTGATCCAGTATTAAGTATCGACTTGCAGCCACAATCTAGTGATGGCCTTCTCAGATTAGCAACGGGAGGGACTGATTCTCACGTTTTG ATGTGGAGTGTAACTGTTGGAGAAAATGGAGCAGGTTCCGTGGAATTCCTTTCTGATTTAGCAAGACATTCAAAATCTGTCAATGCAGTCCGATTCTCACCAAATGGAGATATGCTAGCTTCTGGTGATGATG AGGCTGTTATTATGCTTTGGATGCTGAAACCTAAGTCAGACATTCCTGATTTGTTTGCCAATAAAGATTCAGAAGctgagaataaagaaaactgGACTGTTCTAAAAGTTCTTAGGGGACATATGGATGACGTGTATGATATTTGCTGGTCTCCTGATTGCTCACAGATTTTGTCAGGATCTGTGGATAACACAGCCATTTTGTGGGATGTCATCAAAG GGAAATCAATCCAACTACTCTCAGGACAGAAGGGATTTGTTCAAGGTGTAACGTGGGATCCAAAGAACAAGTTTGTTGCAACATTAAGCAGTGACAGGAGTTGTAGAGTTTACTCACTTCAGACAAACAAATTAGTTCAAAAACAAAGTTcg atgcaattaaaaaatgccGATGGTGAAGAAAAGCCTTACAAACTTTTTCACGATGATACCCTCAAGACATTCTGTCGTCGCTTGAATTTTTCGCCTGATGGTAGGATTCTCTTTGCCCCTTGTGGCCTTTTGGAACTTGAAGGTGTTACCACTACTGATGAGAGCGAATCCaccaagaaagagaaaaaaatccacaCCACTTACGCTTTTGTTCGCTATGATAATTTTTCGAAGCCAGTTGTATATTATCCATCAGAAGATGGCTTTACGGTTGCTGTTCGCTGTTGTCCGATCCTGTTCGAATTGCGACCTGGCCAGCCATCTGTACACGACATTCCTTACAGAATGATTTTCGCTATTGCAACAGAGAGCTCCATCCTGCTCTATGATACCCAGCAAAAGGCACCTTTTGCACGAATTAGTCGTATACATTACACCCGCCTTACCGACGTGGCCTG GTCTAGCAATGGACGGATCATAGTCGTTTCGTCTACGGATGGCTACTGCTCGATTGTAACGTTCAGTGATGGCGAGCTTGGAAAACCTTATGAGAATGTGAAATGTGTGGAGGAAGCCGTCTCGCCAAATTTACCTTCCAGTTTCCAAACATTACTACAGGGGGAAATATTCCAGGAAAATGTTCAGCCGGTAATCGACATGGCCGATGACGAAGATTTCCACCTGGCCTACGAAGACACCGAAATGACCCTGGACACTCCTGCTGCACCTTGTCCTCCTACCAACAACAAGTTGAATTCCGAATGCTCGACCGCCCTGAAAAGTCCGAAATGCGCCAACGTTCGCAGCAGTCCGAGACGTGTTAAATTAATCACGCTTTCCAGTCCCAAGAAATAA